The Henckelia pumila isolate YLH828 chromosome 2, ASM3356847v2, whole genome shotgun sequence genome includes a window with the following:
- the LOC140877749 gene encoding uncharacterized protein → MRRSEVQELAPFDPEIERTFHRRRRETRESMAKETEEPAARQMMDYMIQTSVQFGGSATDDPNAHIANFLELCDTFKKNGVTDDAIRLRLFPFSLCDKAKSWLNSLPTGSITTWEMMTKAFLSKYFPPSKTAKMRNDITNFVQHDTETLYEAWERFKELLRRCPYHGLPVWIQPAENANYVGNRPPNNPYSNTYNPGWKNHPNFSWSNQNQNLNQQNVVRPPPGYAQQDKKPSLEDLMTNFISSTETRPQNQDASIRNLETQLGQLANIIAGRTQGTLPSDTEKNPKEQAKAITLRSGKEIGLETGKEDKNEQENEESEKGKYSITTPSTPPKQVSIPPSFPAALKKAKVDASFAKFLEVFKKLHINIPFTDALLQMPSYAKFLKDILSNKRKLEEYETVNLTKECSAIVQNKLPPKLKDPGSFSIPCTIGSISFTKFLCDLGASINLMPLSIFRRLGLGEPKPTTVSLQLADRSITYPRGIIKDVLVKVDKFIFPVDFLVLDMEEDLDMPLILGRPFLATGKALIDVQMGKLILRVGEDQVIFNVFKALKHPDDEHMCFSIDVIDALSAEFLRGSYKECLDGCLVNPKG, encoded by the exons ATGCGAAGGAGTGAGGTGCAAGAACTTGCGCCTTTTGATCcagaaattgaaagaactttTCATAGGAGGCGAAGAGAAACTCGAGAATCAATGGCAAAAGAAACTGAGGAGCCAGCTGCTAGACAGATGATGGACTAC ATGATTCAGACATCAGTGCAATTCGGAGGCTCTGCAACTGATGATCCTAATGCTCATATTGCGAATTTTCTGGAGCTTTGTGACACTTTTAAGAAAAATGGCGTTACTGACGACGCTATCAGATTACGTTTATTCCCATTTTCTTTATGTGATAAAGCTAAATCTTGGTTAAATTCTTTGCCTACAGGGTCAATAACTACTTGGGAGATGATGACAAAAGCTTTTCTATCCAAATATTTCCCACCCTCTAAGACTGCAAAAATGAGGAATGATATCACCAACTTTGTGCAGCATGATACTGAGACtttatacgaggcatgggagCGTTTCAAGGAGTTGTTGAGGAGATGCCCATACCATGGACTGCCTGTCTGGATTCAG CCAGCTGAGAATGCAAATTATGTTGGAAACAGGCCACCGAACAACCCTTACTCGAATACCTACAATCCAGGATGGAAGAATCACCCAAACTTTTCATGGTCTAACCAaaatcagaatctgaatcagCAGAATGTCGTGAGACCGCCACCTGGATATGCACAGCAAGACAAGAAACCGAGTTTGGAGGATTTGATGACCAATTTCATATCATCTACTGAGACTAGACCTCAAAATCAAGATGCTTCTATTAGGAATTTGGAGACTCAGTTGGGACAGTTGGCTAACATCATTGCTGGGAGAACTCAAGGAACTTTGCCAAGTGATACTGAAAAAAATCCTAAGGAGCAAGCGAAGGCTATAACACTCAGGAGTGGAAAAGAGATTGGATTAGAGACTGGCAAGGAGGACAAGAATGAACAAGAGAATGAGGAGAGCGAAAAAGGTAAGTACTCTATCACTACACCTAGCACACCACCGAAGCAAGTAAGTATCCCTCCCTCATTTCCTGCAGCATTGAAAAAGGCAAAGGTAGATGCTAGTTTTGCTAAGTTTCTTGAGGTTTTTAAGAAATTgcatattaatattccatttACTGATGCTTTACTTCAAATGCCTagttatgctaaatttttgaaggatattttatcaaataagaGGAAATTGGAGGAATATGAAACTGTGAATTTGACTAAAGAGTGCTCTGCAATTGTTCAAAATAAATTACCTCCAAAGTTAAAAGACCCAGGGAGTTTTTCCATACCTTGCACCATTGGTTCTATTTCATTTACTAAATTTTTATGCGATTTAGGTGCAAGCATTAATTTGATGCCTCTTTCTATTTTCAGGCGCTTGGGATTGGGTGAGCCAAAGCCTACCACAGTGTCTCTACAATTGGCGGATAGATCCATCACATATCCACGAGGAATTATCAAGGATGTTCTAGTCAAAGTGGATAAATTCATTTTTCCAGTGGATTTTCTTGTGTTAGACATGGAGGAAGACTTGGACATGCCATTGATTTTGGGACGACCGTTCTTAGCTACTGGGAAAGCACTTATTGATGTCCAAATGGGGAAGTTGATCCTCCGAGTGGGAGAGGATCAAgtcatttttaatgtttttaaagCTTTAAAACACCCAGATGATGAGCACATGTGTTTTAGTATTGATGTTATTGATGCTTTGTCTGCTGAATTTTTGCGAGGTTCATATAAGGAATGTTTGGACGGATGTCTAGTGAATCCAAAAGGCTAG
- the LOC140877750 gene encoding uncharacterized protein: MGKAKKTPKFAVMKKIISHKAIKHYKEEVLNPNKKDLSKEKLPRNVPQVSSALFFKHNTALGPPYRVLVDTNFINFSIQNKLDLEKGMMDCLYAKCTPCITDCVMAELEKLGQKYRVALRYVLHFPIKEKGAEFSNLQQVQLNIEEYVAKFTSLLNFSPHIADNDEAQADHFINGLNPDVFTLVNAGRPNNFANALNRAKGAEVGIMRQRGAQFVPPPAKPSQDQPHIPPPPPRFEG, encoded by the exons ATGGGAAAAGCTAAGAAAACCCCCAAATTTGCCGTAATGAAGAAAATCATCTCCCATAAAGCAATTAAACA TTACAAGGAGGAGGTCTTAAACCCTAATAAGAAAGACTTGAGCAAGGAAAAGCTCCCCAGAAATGT GCCTCAGGTTTCATCAGCTCTTTTCTTCAAGCACAACACTGCTTTGGGTCCGCCGTACAGAGTTTTAGTTGATACCAACTTCATTAATTTCTCCATCCAAAATAAA TTGGATTTGGAGAAAGGAATGATGGACTGCTTATATGCAAAAT GTACTCCTTGTATAACAGACTGTGTTATGGCTGAGCTTGAAAAGTTGGGTCAGAAATACAGAGTTGCTCTGAGGTATGTGCTTCACTTTCCCAT AAAAgaaaaaggagcagagttttCTAATCTGCAACAAGTGCAGTTGAacatcgaagaatatgttgccaagttCACGAGTCTGCTAAACTTTTCTCCCCATATAGCAGAcaatgatgaagctcaagctgaTCATTTTATAAATGGATTGAATCCGGATGTCTTCACTTTAGTGAATGCTGGACGACCAAATAACTTTGCCAATGCCCTTAATcgtgcaaagggagcagaagttGGTATAATGAGACAgagaggagcacagtttgtaccACCGCCAGCTAAACCATCTCAGGATCAGCCACAtattccaccaccaccacctAGATTTGAGGGATAA